In a single window of the Salvelinus namaycush isolate Seneca chromosome 6, SaNama_1.0, whole genome shotgun sequence genome:
- the LOC120049594 gene encoding neurexin-2-like: MLGSDDFFYIGGSPNTADLPGSPVSNNFMGCLKDVVYKNNDFKLELSRLAIERDPKISLNGDLVFRCEDVAALDPVTFESPESFIALPKWNTKKTGSISFDFRTTEPSGLLLFSHGRTQGPKEQKPGRDMKSDYFAMELLDGFLYLLMDMGSGSIKLKTSNKKVNDGEWCHVDFQREGRKGSISVNSRSIPFNSNEGSEILDLDSDMFLGGLPETRSDLVLPPEVWTALLNYGYVGCVRDLFIDGKSRDVRRLAEIQSSPGVSSFCTRELQKRCSSTPCGNGGLCKEGWNRYICDCTGTGYLGSNCEIEATVLSYDSSMYLKILIPGTMHTEAEDVALRFMSQRAYGLLMATTSKESADTLRLELDGGRIKLTVNLGSQWQPHHDNL, encoded by the exons GTGGTGTACAAGAATAACGACTTCAAGCTAGAACTCTCCCGGCTAGCCATCGAGCGGGACCCTAAAATCAGCCTGAACGGAGATCTTGTTTTCCGCTGTGAGGATGTGGCCGCCCTGGACCCCGTCACCTTTGAGTCCCCAGAGTCCTTCATCGCCCTGCCCAAGTGGAACACCAAGAAAACAGGCTCCATCTCCTTCGACTTCCGCACCACAGAACCCAGCGGCCTGCTCTTGTTTAGCCACGGGCGCACCCAGGGTCCTAAAGAACAGAAACCAGGTCGGGACATGAAGTCAGACTACTTTGCCATGGAGCTGTTGGATGGGTTTCTCTACCTGCTAATGGACATGGGATCTGGGAGTATCAAGCTGAAGACCAGTAATAAGAAGGTGAACGATGGGGAGTGGTGCCATGTGGACTTCCAGAGGGAAGGGAGGAAAG gCTCCATCTCAGTGAACAGCCGCAGTATCCCCTTCAACTCCAACGAGGGCAGTGAGATCCTAGACCTGGACAGTGACATGTTCCTGGGAGGTCTCCCCGAGACCCGCTCTGACCTGGTGCTGCCCCCCGAGGTCTGGACCGCCCTGCTCAATTACGGCTACGTGGGCTGCGTCCGTGACCTCTTCATCGACGGCAAGAGCCGCGACGTGCGCCGCCTGGCCGAGATCCAGAGCTCCCCGGGCGTTAGCAGCTTCTGCACCCGCGAGCTGCAGAAGAGGTGTAGCAGCACCCCCTGTGGGAACGGAGGCCTGTGTAAAGAGGGATGGAACCGCTACATCTGCGACTGCACCGGCACCGGCTACCTGGGCAGCAACTGTGAAATCG AGGCGACGGTGCTGAGCTACGACAGCAGCATGTACCTGAAGATCCTCATCCCGGGCACCATGCACACCGAGGCAGAGGACGTGGCGCTACGGTTCATGTCCCAAAGGGCCTACGGCCTCCTCATGGCCACCACCTCCAAAGAGTCCGCCGACACCCTGCGGCTAGAGCTGGACGGTGGCAGGATCAAGCTGACCGTCAACCTAGGTAGCCAATGGCAACCCCACCATGACAACCTCTGA